In one window of Phyllopteryx taeniolatus isolate TA_2022b chromosome 23, UOR_Ptae_1.2, whole genome shotgun sequence DNA:
- the spag17 gene encoding sperm-associated antigen 17 isoform X4, with product MAPKAAKKGAAAKKTAAAQGPEVQTWESGLANAHFDEEHWQACVCVLVGRGPHEEELIRVLARAVQQPQRKLFSSLSWEDTEAKIREYGNPKAKKRDAFPQYYEVTEPARELLEAREEISAELMAQIVKFMLLQIKENDQQRRKAEIAAAVPPSTKEKAGPKGKDKKSKEEPPAKPKTKLKRRDDVEPPEYIDDEPTDGPQHYVLLLGFHQPHLAGTLDAAGVHVANVVGLSAAHLPCDEHPEPQEENSEANADEIAAREATAAQAKTLDRFWATLRQVLDDGGPNSRLHNVAQLEYAVPDSLMPFDPQDPDAAMAVATQLFDGVANLIYDCLDWRRQHQHYLDTANFIRVPSVVSGQDSPQPAETGATVSPRSKKSGRPPPPKKAPSSLTTDVDMNHYNGLMEHVPAEACSVPLILHCMLEQVVMSSEQSLQSHVPDDPGPQTAPGLDHHVVAQMLHSVLPQVETEDEGRDLLYSLLTTVQREEDKEMLMEQFDAEETPKRSEQPVIIRHHDERALRLIGITETQGLDPAQEEASMMKRSPAWKLINSVAQRRSNSSCWRAIKQQLQRQCTDDEVSWPQAERFFHQSVFESMLLTGLDENGILGKDCRPLGMVQQTKKHPVNPWDNPLSFAKLKLRNLRKKCPTFLRDASASTEQTSERQAVQLDLSDIQSCRLRSLSDWRYAEHFEAAVFPQVLRSAAQQFRCLDTLRGSHNNVMYIFCHNPMSSDRLCKEFWDVALHTDVKFRTYLEHVADTIADWIEKEELKRQLLDVNRTSSAHASENWTEEDEEPRGPFITKNSLKASRLEEERLKDEEAKKGKKPAKGAPGKKQQAEDAKSAEAKKSDKSAATGGKSKATTDSSATAASDRSLSSKADDKEEAASGFAGFHMEGMLVHLSGCLQYVFPAAGGHVTVETVGYVEGSSMLKVAVRKDGHHFYTHISQVSHAAKNDVKENPAKTTAATGRSFSALLDNGVRLSYGFRRPPEKCKVESVNETERGPQESTGAELTDTPKTDGGPAEAQACEGQSRASPGPFNSLNLSVPSGLLVQFMREDEEQDMLVRLSFHVAGRQHPRLAKEASRTVTGQGAVIRYMRDGSSEVLFADGAISSSSDSGPVWLQEVEEDITDEQNPEKQITSPPRGFWTTTTPRGTRIVTVGSTHERSPGCSLLTYKTSDPVTQETMLSREDLVVTVRKPDGSVSVDHADGTRITTFYRERPPSADDDVGIGVTGRDGHAPGEAATKNAKTHESASAPSKERVVLVENEACATVLMYPERHLAEIWLADGTVITGDNEGDYQVVPSSVGLLHIQSDGKCVYSSGRVRGGLPSYVMSHTDNVACDITDVDGNRFQVSDDGQVTAHNVGPAPRTLQEVDEDEDEDKDTMSKPREHRPRLFLVHEDGSGSELLSSQAVVELLRRAHSDPTAVLLKDPLPDTRGDFGITVLKPSIESARSRWMHAKLDPDLLPQTLRNRSGRDSPRFEAPDSQKAGSPSFATTTAPGLQKRSVAGVAVRSCPKVLEIRELYQRRPLSRRLKNVVDMRLKEYIESLMEKAQRSADVMLKEPRAEAERVLAGVLLSQSLTEEAHEARTIAKRTPGDMGSLYSQAVRAPVEPLDDSEDPATMSSVGCARVKESKWTDTLEQYREELFEVKACVDALRKKFIVPYFHPENISLHQSLLLPGSPDMRRPILTMSDDTAEAFERDDLQEEQHVIVAPPPSNQTPHSASHTAARSSRVPGTSPPTAAAPSLRTDSSGPLRSGRANVSGRPGRPSVRLPPSIVSSKPFSVPNRHFRSVEEPVRRRCRTISLADPNTITRGFELRPSSVDFGLRRDGTHSAVTVVMKNVGVDTCRFHVKQPPISSGLRVKYHPGPVPAGLRVQLKIELFAMCDAHEGYTDPAKYISQDIVIPTETDIIFLPVTATVLPESLHDVWLRDGPGRCSGRPSGAPEESRKPASSRGPASAAGAWHHTRTASL from the exons ATGGCGCCCAAGGCAGCTAAGAAAGGTGCAGCGGCCAAGAAGACCGCCGCCGCACAGGGTCCGGAGGTCCAGACTTGGGAGAGCGGGCTCGCCAACGCACATTTCGACGAG GAGCACTGGCAAGCGTGCGTTTGCGTGCTGGTGGGTCGAGGTCCGCACGAAGAGGAGCTGATCCGGGTGCTGGCTCGGGCCGTGCAGCAGCCGCAACGCAAGCTTTTCAGCTCGCTCTCCTGGGAGGACACCGAGGCCAAG ATTCGCGAGTATGGAAACCCCAAAGCAAAAAAACGCGACGCTTTTCCTCAGTACTACGAG GTGACGGAGCCCGCCAGGGAGCTGCTCGAGGCCCGAGAGGAGATCTCTGCGGAGCTCATGGCGCAAATTGTCAAGTTCATGCTCCTGCAGATCAAAGAGAACGACCAGCAGAGGAGAAAAGCAGAGATC GCTGCAGCGGTTCCTCCTTCCACCAAGGAAAAAGCAGGCCCCAAAGGCAAAGACAAGAAGTCAAAGGAGGAGCCACCCGCCAAACCCAAAACGAAGCTGAAACGCAGGGATGACGTGGAGCCGCCCGAGTACATAG ACGACGAGCCGACCGACGGCCCTCAGCACTACGTGCTGCTGCTGGGCTTTCACCAGCCGCACCTGGCGGGGACGCTGGATGCCGCCGGCGTGCACGTCGCCAACGTCGTCGGGCTGAGCGCTGCGCACCTGCCCTGCGACGAGCACCCGGAGCCGCAAGAGGAAAACTCTGAGGCCAACG CGGATGAAATTGCTGCCAGAGAGGCCACGGCGGCGCAGGCCAAGACGCTGGACCGCTTCTGGGCGACTCTGAGACAAGTTCTAGACGACGGAGGGCCAAACTCCCGACTCCACAACGTGGCTCAGCTGGAGTACGCCGTCCCCGATTCGTTGATGCCCTTTGACCCCCAGGATCCCGATGCCGCG ATGGCTGTGGCGACCCAATTGTTTGACGGCGTGGCAAATCTCATCTACGACTGTCTGGACTGGCGCCGGCAGCACCAGCACTACTTGGATACCGCCAACTTCATACGCGTGCCCTCTGTGGTCTCCGGGCAGGACTCTCCACAACCTGCAGAG aCCGGAGCTACTGTGTCCCCGCGCTCTAAGAAGTCAGGACGCCCGCCACCCCCGA AGAAGGCGCCGTCATCTCTCACCACTGATGTGGACATGAACCACTACAATGGCCTTATGGAGCATGTCCCAGCCGAGGCCTGCTCTGTGCCGCTCATCTTGCACTGCATGCTGGAGCAG GTCGTGATGTCGAGCGAACAGTCCCTTCAATCGCACGTGCCCGATGACCCCGGCCCTCAGACTGCTCCCGGTCTGGACCATCACGTGGTCGCCCAAATGCTGCACAGCGTCCTGCCTCAGGTCGAAACAGAAGACGAGGGGAGAGACTTGCTGTATAGTTTGTTGACCACCGTACAGAGAGAAGAAGACAAGGAG ATGCTTATGGAGCAGTTTGATGCAGAGGAGACACCGAAGAGGTCAGAGCAACCCGTCATCATCAGACACCATGATGAAAGGGCACTGCGCTTAATTGGCATAACT GAGACTCAAGGTTTGGATCCAGCCCAGGAGGAGGCTTCCATGATGAAGCGGTCGCCTGCGTGGAAGCTCATCAACTCAGTGGCTCAGCGGCGTTCCAATAGCTCGTGCTGGAGGGCCATCAAACAACAGCTCCAGCGCCAATGCACCGACG ACGAGGTGTCGTGGCCGCAGGCGGAGCGCTTCTTTCACCAGAGCGTGTTTGAGAGCATGCTGCTGACGGGATTGGATGAAAACGGCATTCTGGGAAAAGATTGCAGACCTTTGGGCATggtgcaacaaacaaaaaaacaccccgtAAACCCCTGGGACAACCCGTTGTCTTTCGCCAAGCTGAAGCTTCGCAACCTGCGCAAGAAAT GTCCAACGTTTCTAAGAGACGCCTCTGCTTCTACGGAG CAAACCAGCGAGCGCCAAGCCGTCCAGCTCGACCTGTCCGACATTCAGAGCTGTCGACTGAGGTCCCTCTCAGACTGGCGCTACGCTGAACACTTCGAGGCCGCTGTGTTCCCTCAA GTCCTCCGGTCAGCCGCCCAACAGTTTCGCTGTCTGGACACACTCAGAGGGAGTCATAATAATGTCATGTATATTTTCTGCCACAATCCCATGAGTTCTGATCGCTTGTGCAAGGAATTCTGGGATGTCGCTCTTCACACGGACGTCAAGTTCAG GACGTATTTGGAGCACGTAGCAGACACCATCGCAGACTGGATTGAAAAAGAGGAGCTGAAGAGACAGCTGTTGGATGTCAACCGTACAAGTTCTGCGCATGCTTCAGAAA ATTGGacggaggaagacgaggagccTCGGGGGCCGTTCATCACCAAAAACTCGCTTAAA GCTTCCAGGCTGGAGGAGGAGAGGCTGAAGGACGAGGAAGCCAAGAAAGGCAAGAAGCCGGCAAAAGGGGCGCCGGGCAAGAAGCAGCAGGCGGAGGACGCGAAGTCGGCGGAGGCCAAGAAAAGCGACAAATCCGCCGCCACGGGAGGGAAGAGCAAAGCTACGACCGACAGCTCCGCGACCGCTGCCTCCGACCGCTCGCTTTCCAGTAAAGCGGACGACAAAGAGGAGGCCGCCAGT GGCTTCGCTGGCTTCCACATGGAGGGAATGTTGGTCCATCTGTCAGGGTGTCTCCAGTACGTCTTCCCTGCGGCCGGGGGGCACGTTACCGTGGAGACCGTCGGCTACGTCGAAG GTTCCAGCATGCTGAAAGTGGCCGTGAGGAAGGACGGTCATCACTTCTACACGCACATCAGCCAAGTTAGCCACGCCGCCAAAAATGACGTTAAAG AGAATCCCGCGAAGACCACCGCAGCGACCGGGCGCTCGTTCTCGGCCTTGCTGGATAACGGCGTCCGGCTGTCCTACGGTTTCCGAAGACCACCGGAAAAATGCAAAG TAGAGAGCGTGAACGAAACGGAGAGAGGGCCGCAAGAGTCCACGGGAGCAGAGCTGACAGACACCCCGAAGACCGACGGCGGCCCTGCGGAGGCGCAG GCGTGTGAAGGCCAATCCCGAGCGTCCCCGGGTCCTTTCAACAGCCTCAACCTGTCTGTCCCGAGTGGCCTACTTGTGCAGTTCATGCGTGAAGACG AGGAGCAAGACATGCTGGTGCGACTGAGTTTTCACGTCGCGGGCCGCCAGCACCCCCGTCTGGCCAAAGAGGCGTCCCGCACCGTCACCGGCCAGGGAGCCGTCATCCGATACATGAGGGACGGCTCCAGCGAG GTGCTCTTTGCTGACGGCGCGATAAGTTCCAGCTCGGATTCTGGCCCAGTGTGGCTgcaagaagtagaagaagacaTCACCGACG AACAAAATCCCGAGAAGCAGATCACATCTCCGCCACGAGGGTTTTGGACAACGACGACGCCCCGCGGTACTCGAATCGTCACCGTCGGCAGCACACACGAGCGGAGCCCCGGCTGCTCTCTTCTCACCTACAAGACGTCGGACCCGGTCACCCAAGAG ACGATGCTGAGCCGCGAAGATCTGGTGGTGACGGTGCGGAAGCCGGACGGATCCGTGAGCGTGGATCACGCGGACGGCACGAGAATCACCACGTTCTACCGGGAGAGGCCGCCGAGCGCCG ACGACGACGTCGGCATCGGCGTGACCGGGCGAGACGGGCACGCTCCTGGCGAAGCTGCGACAAAGAACGCCAAAACACACGAGTCCGCGAGCGCGCCCAGCAAAGAGAGGGTCGTGCTGGTGGAAAACGAGGCCTGCGCAACCGTGTTGATGTACCCCGAACGGCATCTTGCTGAAATCTGGTTGGCGGATGGGACTGTTATCACCGGGGATaacgagggagattatcag GTGGTCCCGTCCAGCGTCGGCCTCCTGCACATCCAAAGCGACGGAAAGTGCGTTTACTCCAGCGGACGCGTCCGGGGCGGCCTCCCCTCTTACGTCATGAGTCACACTGACAACGTGGCCTGCGACATAACGGACGTGGATGGAAACCGCTTTCAG GTGTCGGACGATGGCCAGGTGACGGCGCATAACGTCGGCCCAGCTCCAAGAACGCTGCAGGAGGTAGACGAGGACGAAGATGAGGACAAAGACACGATGTCAAAGCCGCGAGAACATCGTCCCAG GCTTTTCCTGGTGCACGAGGACGGTTCGGGTTCTGAGCTCCTCAGTAGTCAAGCCGTGGTGGAGCTGCTGCGCCGGGCCCACTCGGACCCCACTGCGGTTCTGCTGAAGGACCCGCTGCCGGACACGCGAG GTGACTTCGGCATCACCGTCCTGAAGCCCAGCATCGAGAGCGCACGGTCCAGGTGGATGCACGCCAAGCTGGACCCCGACCTCTTGCCTCAGACCCTCCGGAACCGTAGCGGGCGTGACTCCCCCCGTTTTGAGGCACCAGACAGTCAA AAGGCTGGCAGTCCTTCATTTGCGACCACGACGGCGCCCGGCCTGCAAAAACGAAGCGTAGCCGGTGTCGCTGTACGCAGCTGCCCCAAAGTCCTGGAAATCAGGGAACTGTACCAACGCCGGCCCTTAAGCAGAAGGCTCAAAAACGTGGTGGACATGCGACTGAAG GAATATATCGAGAGTTTGATGGAGAAGGCGCAGCGGTCCGCGGACGTGATGCTCAAGGAGCCTCGCGCCGAAGCCGAGCGAGTCCTCGCTGGTGTTCTGCTCAGTCAG TCTCTTACAGAGGAAGCGCATGAAGCCCGCACCATTGCGAAAAGGACCCCAG GCGACATGGGCAGCCTGTACAGCCAAGCCGTGCGAGCGCCGGTCGAGCCGTTGGACGATTCGGAGGATCCCGCCACCATGTCCAGCGTCGG CTGTGCCCGTGTCAAGGAGTCAAAGTGGACAGACACGCTGGAGCAGTACAG AGAGGAGCTGTTTGAGGTGAAGGCGTGCGTCGATGCTCTGAGGAAGAAGTTCATCGTGCCGTACTTTCACCCAGAAAACATCTCATTACACCAG agTCTTCTCCTCCCTGGAAGTCCAGACATGAGGAGGCCCATCTTGACGATGTCAGACGACACGGCGGAAGCCTTCGAGAGGGACGACCTGCAAGAAGAGCAGC ACGTCATTGTAGCGCCACCGCCCTCGAACCAGACACCTCATTCCGCCAG TCACACGGCGGCGAGGAGCAGCAGGGTGCCAGGAACGTCGCCTCCAACCGCAGCAG CTCCGAGCCTTCGGACGGACTCCTCCGGGCCGTTGAGGTCGGGCCGGGCGAACGTAAGCGGGCGGCCCGGGCGGCCGAGCGTCAGACTTCCGCCGTCGATTGTCAGCTCCAAACCCTTCAGTGTGCCCAATCGCCAC tTCCGCTCTGTGGAGGAGCCAGTGCGGCGCAGGTGTCGCACCATTTCACTGGCTGACCCAAATACTATAACCAGAGGCTTCGAGCTGCGCCCGTCCAGCGTGGACTTCGGTTTGCGGAGGGACGGCACGCACTCTGCCGTCACCGTGGTCATGAAGAACGTGGGCGTCGACACCTGCAG GTTCCACGTGAAACAGCCTCCGATCTCTTCAGGCCTTCGTGTCAAGTACCATCCGGGGCCC GTGCCGGCGGGTCTGCGAGTCCAACTGAAAATCGAGCTGTTTGCCATGTGCGATGCGCACGAGGGCTACACGGATCCGGCCAAGTACATCTCCCAGGACATCGTCATCCCCACGGAGACCGACATCATCTTTCTGCCCGTCACAGCCA CCGTGCTTCCTGAGAGCTTGCACGACGTTTGGTTGCGAGACGGCCCCGGCCGGTGCAGCGGGAGACCCTCGGGGGCCCCCGAAGAGTCCCGGAAGCCGGCCAGCTCTCGAGGGCCGGCCTCTGCTGCCGGCGCAT ggCACCATACACGCACTGCTAGTCTGTAA